One segment of Gemmatimonadota bacterium DNA contains the following:
- a CDS encoding protein kinase: MLIEVASALGYAHVRGVVHRDVKAENVLLDATGSRAMVTDFGIARLGAVRVAHADGDRARHGVLHERTGFGCRRGWPQRPVLPRRAGLLCAHGALPLRE; this comes from the coding sequence TTGCTGATCGAGGTCGCGTCGGCGTTAGGCTACGCGCATGTGCGCGGCGTCGTGCATCGCGACGTGAAGGCCGAGAACGTGCTGCTCGACGCCACGGGGTCGCGGGCGATGGTCACCGACTTCGGGATCGCGCGCCTCGGCGCAGTCCGCGTCGCTCACGCAGACGGGGACCGTGCTCGGCACGGTGTTCTGCATGAGCGAACAGGTTTCGGGTGCCGACGTGGATGGCCGCAGCGACCTGTACTCCCTCGGCGTGCTGGCCTTCTTTGCGCTCACGGGGCGCTTCCCCTTCGAGAGTGA
- a CDS encoding HD domain-containing protein: MPLEIDDSTRVRALTSAETEHLRSGRPLLVLTGDGDDARVLLARALLPWGRPGMPTAWARVSPAILWTGIEEAIAGEEASYCVFEVRSLTRVHCSPELAGEGVALARSRAAVNDLGDRSATLEGERFVATRDVFLRHEFGAREWRVVVLQPTAISYATLDKFVRVSRLLVIGVLVLVFLVSHYQLRRTTEPLARLQEGTQRLQAGDFGTPVVVGTTDEFSDVAQSFNTMAHTLDRQLVLLRNLDAIDESALSTRNTHQVVEEALRRFCKLPGCTRVAVAVATGARPVTLDVTTLDLSAPLARTTRLTPSDAELAELLAHPRQLECPPGAARPSYLAAWRSIAVEGGTLLLPLVHNEELLGVIALGLPATITSQRQTIDDARRMADRVALALAQVRLVDRLDALSAGTITAFARAIDANSPWTAGHSERVTRVAVGIGRQMQLSAAELDTLQRGALLHDIGKIAVPPAILDKAGPLTDDEWVVMQRHPVVGCEILAPIQAQADTLPLVRWHHERMDGTGYPDRLAGDAIPPLVRVLAVADVFDALSSQRPYRAGLSLPAACEIIKRSSGSHLDPRVVPAFLDLVRAGGVVPDPTTLESSSLAASVARARANLIRPCYEPVSNASIDPATRGERHHEHERHHEHERQREHERQREHERQREQRRPTRRRTPNQGWRLPWRRPAAARGHAGTGRHAGPRRHAGPRRHVESRRHADARRDSGPIGIGEGRRPRDADAAQRLHDRTRRGHAVAAEEDNRGNAGHSGGVARAPAGTGGRPPDRGGADGARGALVARGVARCSATSGALRGEWVTVHPQYRGRRLSFTTNGVGIALRDGVVPALHPVRAVTSQQRGDTTRLTIRYDDHGVMQDFRVVLVSGTRPTVELSNPPGCTGFRRARRYRRVRRAARPRGQPRGQPRGRPRGRPLARRLHRLSDHAARG; the protein is encoded by the coding sequence GTGCCGCTGGAGATCGACGACAGCACGAGGGTGCGCGCGCTGACGAGCGCAGAAACTGAGCACCTGCGCTCGGGGCGCCCGCTCCTCGTGCTCACGGGCGACGGCGACGACGCGCGCGTGCTGCTCGCGCGGGCGCTACTCCCGTGGGGGCGACCCGGCATGCCGACGGCCTGGGCGCGCGTCAGCCCGGCCATTCTGTGGACGGGAATCGAGGAGGCCATCGCCGGCGAGGAGGCGTCGTATTGCGTCTTCGAAGTGCGCTCGCTGACGCGTGTTCACTGCTCGCCCGAGCTGGCAGGGGAGGGGGTGGCCCTGGCCCGTTCGCGTGCGGCCGTGAACGACCTGGGTGATCGCAGTGCGACGCTCGAGGGCGAGCGTTTCGTCGCCACGCGCGACGTCTTCCTGCGTCACGAGTTCGGCGCGCGGGAGTGGCGCGTCGTCGTCCTGCAGCCGACCGCCATCTCGTATGCCACGCTCGACAAGTTCGTGCGTGTCTCCCGGCTGCTTGTGATTGGGGTTCTGGTCCTGGTCTTCCTCGTGAGCCACTACCAGCTGCGCCGCACGACGGAGCCGTTGGCCCGATTGCAGGAGGGGACGCAGCGACTGCAGGCGGGAGACTTCGGAACGCCCGTCGTGGTGGGCACCACCGACGAGTTCTCCGATGTGGCGCAGTCGTTCAACACCATGGCGCACACGCTCGATCGGCAGCTCGTGCTCCTGCGCAACCTCGACGCGATCGACGAGTCGGCGCTCAGCACCCGCAACACGCACCAGGTGGTCGAAGAGGCGCTGCGACGATTCTGCAAGCTTCCGGGGTGCACGCGCGTTGCCGTCGCGGTGGCCACCGGCGCGCGTCCCGTGACGCTCGACGTCACGACGCTCGACCTCTCCGCCCCGCTGGCACGCACGACCCGCCTGACGCCCTCCGATGCGGAGTTGGCCGAGCTGTTGGCGCATCCGCGGCAACTCGAGTGCCCCCCCGGGGCCGCCCGCCCCTCCTATCTCGCGGCGTGGCGCTCGATCGCGGTCGAGGGGGGGACGCTGCTCCTTCCGCTGGTGCATAACGAGGAATTGCTCGGCGTCATCGCCCTGGGCCTGCCCGCAACGATCACGTCGCAGCGCCAGACGATCGACGACGCCCGGCGCATGGCCGACCGCGTGGCGCTGGCGCTGGCGCAGGTGCGACTGGTCGACCGCCTCGATGCGCTGTCGGCGGGAACGATCACCGCGTTCGCGCGTGCGATCGACGCCAACTCGCCGTGGACGGCGGGGCACTCGGAGCGCGTGACGCGCGTGGCCGTGGGGATCGGCCGCCAGATGCAACTGTCCGCCGCCGAGCTGGACACGCTCCAGCGCGGCGCCCTGCTGCACGACATCGGGAAGATCGCCGTGCCGCCGGCCATCCTCGACAAGGCGGGGCCGCTCACCGACGACGAGTGGGTGGTGATGCAGCGGCACCCGGTGGTGGGGTGCGAGATTCTCGCCCCCATTCAGGCACAGGCGGATACCCTCCCGCTCGTCCGCTGGCACCACGAACGCATGGATGGGACCGGCTACCCCGATCGCCTCGCCGGGGATGCGATTCCGCCGCTCGTCCGCGTTCTCGCGGTCGCCGACGTCTTCGACGCGCTCTCGAGCCAGCGTCCCTATCGCGCCGGGCTCTCCCTGCCGGCGGCGTGCGAGATCATCAAGCGCTCGTCCGGCAGTCACCTCGATCCGCGGGTGGTGCCGGCCTTTCTCGACTTGGTCCGCGCGGGCGGCGTCGTCCCGGACCCCACAACCCTCGAATCGTCCTCGCTCGCCGCCTCGGTGGCGCGCGCGCGCGCGAACCTCATCCGTCCCTGCTATGAGCCGGTCTCCAACGCCTCGATCGACCCTGCCACACGCGGCGAGCGCCACCACGAGCACGAGCGCCACCACGAGCACGAGCGCCAGCGCGAGCACGAGCGCCAGCGCGAGCACGAGCGCCAGCGCGAGCAGCGACGGCCGACCCGACGCCGGACACCGAATCAAGGGTGGCGCCTACCGTGGCGCCGGCCCGCCGCGGCGCGCGGGCACGCCGGCACTGGGCGGCACGCCGGTCCTCGGCGGCACGCCGGTCCTCGGCGGCACGTCGAATCGCGGCGGCACGCCGATGCGCGCCGGGACTCCGGTCCGATTGGGATCGGTGAAGGACGGAGACCTCGCGACGCCGATGCCGCTCAACGACTTCATGACCGAACTCGGCGTGGTCATGCAGTTGCCGCGGAAGAAGACAACCGTGGCAATGCCGGTCATTCCGGAGGCGTTGCCCGAGCTCCGGCGGGGACGGGCGGTCGTCCTCCCGACCGTGGCGGTGCTGATGGGGCTCGTGGCGCTCTGGTCGCGCGTGGAGTCGCCCGGTGCAGCGCGACCTCCGGCGCGCTGCGCGGCGAGTGGGTGACCGTGCACCCGCAGTATCGCGGGCGACGGCTCTCGTTCACGACGAACGGAGTCGGGATCGCGCTGCGCGACGGCGTCGTACCGGCACTGCATCCCGTGCGCGCGGTCACGAGCCAGCAGCGGGGCGATACGACGCGACTCACGATTCGCTACGACGACCATGGGGTGATGCAGGACTTTCGGGTGGTGCTGGTGAGCGGCACCCGTCCAACGGTGGAGCTGTCCAATCCTCCGGGGTGTACTGGGTTCCGGCGCGCGAGGCGCTACCGGCGGGTTCGTCGAGCGGCTCGTCCACGGGGTCAACCACGGGGTCAACCGCGGGGGCGTCCACGGGGGCGTCCGCTGGCTCGTCGACTTCACCGCCTAAGTGACCACGCGGCAAGGGGTTAG